ACCAGTACGTTCATGTGCACGCTCTGCCGCGCCAGCGTACCGCTGATGCAGCGGGTGGCGATCAGGATGCCACCCGCCACGAAGGAGCCGATGGCAATGGGAATGATCTCGGTAGCGGCCAGCACCACCATGGCGAGGAAGACCGCGATGGCGAACCAGGCTCGATCGTGGCGGGGAGCGTGGGATTCCGGGACCTCGCTCACCAAGTAAAAATCAGGGCTGTTGCGATGACTGTCGAGGAATCCCTGTGCTGCCTGGAAGACCAGCGTGTCTCCAGGGCGCAACACGATGCTGCCGATCTTGCCTGGCACGCGCTCACCGTTGCGATGCACGGCGATTACCGCTGCACCGTAGACGGTACGAAAGTTTGCCTCCTTGATGGAGCGCTTGACTAGCGGCGAAGATCTCGAGATCACCGCCTCGATCAAACGATGGCGCATCTCGGCGCGAGCTGGCATGTCCTCATCGTCCACGGGCACCAGACCTCGAATGCGCTGCAGGTCAACGATGGTCGAGACCACGCCCGCGAAGACCATGCGATCGCCGGCCACGATCACCTCGTCGGGCGCGACTGGCGTGATGCGGCGCCCGTCGCGTTCGATCTCGAAGAGGAAGAGCCCAGGCAGGGCGCGCAGGCCGGCATCCTCAATGTTCAGCCCGACTAGCGTGCAGTTCTCCTCGACGAGCATCGCCACCGTGTACTCGCGTTGCTGATCGCCCACCTGTGTGGCGGGGTCCGTACGGGCCGGCAGGATGCGCGGCGCCACCAGTAGCAAGTACAAGAGCCCCACTGCGCAGATGGGCAGGCCCACGGGTGCGAGTTCGAAGAGCGAGAGCGGTTTCATTCCTGATTGAATGACCAATCCGGCCACCGTGAGGGTCACGCTGGTCCCAATGATGGTGATGATGCTGCCGAGGATGGTGGAGTAGCTCAGCGGAATCAGCAGGCGGCTTGGCGCGATGCGATGCCGCCGAGCCCAATCGATCAGCAGAGGCGTCATCATGGCAACAATCGGTGCGTTATTGAGGAAGGCCGAGAGTCCCGCCAGTACCGGCAGCGTCCGCACCATCGCGACGCCTTCACTCTTCGACCTGCCGAAGAGCCGCCCGAGCGTGATCTCCAGGGCCCCTGTTTCGCGCATGGCGGCCGAGAGGACGAAAAGCGCGCCCACGGTCATCATTGCGGGATTTGCAAAGCCGCTGAAGGTCTCTTCCGGGGTAAGCACGCCGGCCACGGCGAGCACGAAGAGCCCCGCCATCATGATCAGATCGGGCGCCGCGACCCCCCGGGCCATGGCGCCGAGCATGACCACCACAACACCGAGCGTGAACCATCCCTGCAAGTCGAGAGCATCCATCGTTAGCGCAAGGTACCCCGTATAGTGTCTCTTAGTTTAGAACGTTCAAAAGTCCTAAAGCTGCTGACGGGAACCCTTCGTGCTTTCACAGAGGCCAACGGAAACGAGCGGCAACGGGCGGACACAAGCGGAACGGATTACGCCGATTGTCGACATTCCCTTGAAGTCCAGGTCAATCGAGTTTCGTTTCGGACTTCCTGACCAGCAGGCCCGGTGTCACGTCCTGTACCAGGGCTTCGAAGGCAGAGACGTAGCGCGCAACGTCTTCGGCGTCGTGAGCGATGGAAAGCGTCCATTCTTCTTCGCGCCCGGGGGCCATCATGACGCCGCGATTGATGTTGTAGAGCCAGGCCAGGGTGCACAGGTGGACGTCCTGATGTTCGACGAATGATTCGTAATCGTTGATCCGTCCAGTGGCGAAGTTGACGCAGCCCTTCGACGAGATCCCAACGGTATAGCCGGGGAAGTCGTGCTTTTCGCAGATGGCGTCACATTGCTCGATGAGTTGTTCGTTGATGGAATCGAGATGGCGATAGGCATCGGGGGTCATGACCTCTTCAAGACTGGCCCGCGCAGCTACCATGCTCAGCGGGTTGCCACTATAGGTACCGACCTGGAAGACCTTCCCACTGACGATCACCTCGGCGATGTCCTCGGTCATGCCGATTGCTCCCGCCGGGAGACCGCCCGCCAGGGCTTTGGCCAGGGTCACCATGTCGGGCACCACGCCGAATCGCTCGACTGCACCGCCGGCAGCGGTGCAGATACCCGTCTTGACCTCGTCGAAGATGAGGACGATACCGTGCTTACGGGTGATCTCCCGGACCTTCGCCAGATACCCGGGTTCGGGAAGGACGACGCCCAGATTCATCATCGCGGCTTCCATGATCACGCAAGCCGGCTTGCGCCCGTCGGCCGTCAGACGTTCGATCCGCTGCTCCATTGCGGCGGCATCGTTGAACGGAACGGCAATCGTCATGTCGGCTACGACCTGGGGTATGCCTGCTCCGTAGGTTACCGACTTGTAGTTGTCGCGCGGGCCACGATCCTTGAACTCTACGGCACCGATCGCGACCATCACGTAGTCGTGATGTCCGTGATACGAACCGAATATCTTCATGATGGTGTCGCGACCGGTAAATGCACGGGCAATGCGAATGGCATCCATGGTCGCTTCCGAGCCCGAGTTCACGAATCTCCATCGGCCGAGTTTGAAATTATTTTTCAGTATTTCCGCAACGGCGATCGAGTCCTCGGTGGGAAGGGCGAATTGGGAACCGAGTTCCATGCGTCGGGTAACGGCTTCGGCGATGGCCGGATGAGCATGGCCCTGGACCATGCAGCCGAAGCCGTTGTGAAAGTCAACGATCTCGGTGCCATCCACGTCCCAGATCCGCGAACCTTTGCCCTTGGTGAAGTAGATGGGGTAGGGGTCTCGAACCTGATACGAAGAGGAGACGCCCTTCACGAGGGTATCCTTGGCGCGGGCGTACAGCTTCGCCGACTTGGGCGTCTGTTCCTGGAGGCGGTTTTCCTCCTGGGTCATCAGCTGCTTGATGAGTTTGCGGTCGACGATTTCGGACATGCTGACCTCCGGAGTCAAGCTGGGCGAGAGGTTCCCACCCTATTAGAATCCGACGTCGACTTCAAGTCGATTTTCGCAACGGTCGACGCGTTGCGGAGCTTCGACCCCGCGTTCAAGCGGCTCGGTCCCCTCCCCAAGGGCACGGATACAACCTCCGCAGCTGAGTGCTTCGCCCGCTCTCCCCTGCGGTCATATCGGTAAATTGTTCCCATCGCATCAGGCAGCAGCCGAGTACCATGGTGTGCCCGAGTCCAGGTTCAACCTTCGAAATGGCGCAATGCAATGGTGACGAATCGAGAAGAGCAGGGTGGTGCGACCCAGGCAGGACGGCCAGCCGCGCAAGCGTCGGCCTCGATCAGTCCCTACACCAGCGGCCTCTATCATCCTGACGATCTACTCTGGCAGGTCAATCGAGAGGCGGTGCTTCTGCTCTCCGGTGGACGAGCACTCGTGATGCAACTCGCACATCCCCTGGTGGCGGCGGGGGTCGCGGCCAGGGATGACTTCCGCAACAACCCCATCGGACGCTTGATGCGAACCCTACGAGGTATGCTTGGAATCATCTACGGAGATCTGGACGAAGCGGATCGCTGCGCCCGACGTATCAACGAATTGCATGCAGATGTGGTGGGCACGCTAGGCGTTGGCACGAGTCGATTCGCCGCCGGCAGCGTCTTTGACGCGCTCGATCCGGATTTGCTGCTCTGGGTAGAGGCGACTCTCACCGACTCGGCAATGACCGCCTACTCGAATTTCGTACGCCCCCTCAGTCCGGTCGAGCGAGACGCTTATTATCAGCAGTCGTTGCGTCTGGCCCCGATGCTGCGGGTCCCCCTCGAGGTGCATCCGAGCGACTATCCAGCCTTCTCCCGCTACCTCGAAGAGAAGCTCCAGGGAGACTGCCTGGAGGTAACCGAGCAAGCGAAAGAACTCGCCCACGCGGTGCTCCATCCCCGTGTCGCGGGGGTGCCGGACTTCGTCTTGGCCCCATTTCGCTTTCTCACCATCGGAATGCTGCCCGCCGCCCTGCGAGCGCGCTTCGAATTTCCCTGGGACGCCCGTCGGCAGAAGCTGTGGCAGCGCAGCATATCCATCGTGCGGGGCATGCGAACGATCGCGCCCGACATCCTGCGCATCATGCCACCGGCGCGACGCGCTGAGAAGCGTCTTCTTGCAAGAGATTGAGCGGGCCTCCATGACGCTCTCGGCCCCATGACGAACCGCTATTCTCTCCGACCGCACACGACGAATCGAATCCCACAGGAGAAAGAGATGTTTAGCCACGTGATGGTCGGTGTCAGCGATATCGAGGCATCGAAGCAGTTTTACGACGCAGTCTTGGGAACCCTGGGCATCGGGCCGGGTGTCGACAACAAGGGCCGGTACTTCTATGTGACCCCCGGTGGCGTGTTCGTGATCGGCATCCCGATCGACGGCGAACCCGCGACCCATGGCAACGGAAGCACGATCGGTTTCCGGGTCGAGTCCGCAGAGCAGGGCGATGCCTGGCATGCGGCCGGTGTCGCGAACGGGGGTACGGCGATCGAAGATCCGCCGGGTGTCCGCGAGAACGGGATGTACCTCGCTTACCTGCGCGACCCCGATGGAAACAAGATCTGCGCGCTATGTCCGCCGAGCTGATCGGCAAGCGCAGTAGATCGGATCGCAATCGCCTGACCCTATTGATTTGGGCACGCGATTATTTCAAGCGGGATCGGGCTGAGACGCTGGCCACCCTCTTCGGTAACCACAAACTGGTCTTCGACCTGTAGATCTCCTGTTTCCGGTAGCCAAGCTGCGGGCTCCATCGAGATCACCATGTTGGCCTCCAACTTCATGTCTCGATATGCACTGTCATCGACGATGCCCTCGTACCCAACAAAAGGCCATTCGTGCACCTCGAGCCCCACGCCATGCCCTACCTTTTGACAGTAAGCGTCTTTACCTAGTTTTTGTTTGAGAACTTCCGCCGTTGCGGCGTTCACTTCTGAAGTGAGGACTCCGGGCCGTGCCACTTTGCGCCCAGCTTCCAACGACTCCACTAACACATCAAACAGCTCACGGTTCTGCTTAGCAGGCGGCCCCAAGGTAAAGGGCCTGGCTACGTCACAGCAATACCCTTCAAACATGGTTCCGAAATCAATCAGCCAAGAGTCTCCTGGCTCGAGCTTGCGCCGACCGCACCTCCACCACAAGTTGGAGTGATCGGAATCCCTTCCGGAGGTGACCATCGTGTAGTGTGGGAAAAATTCTGAACCTGCGACGCGACAAACGCGCTCTACCTCGGCAACGATCTCTGCCTCCAACACACCGGGGCGTGCGAACTTCGCAGCCGCTTTTATCCCCTCGTACGCGATGGCTCCAGCCTGCTTGATGCACTGGATTTCAAATTCCGACTTTACCGCCCTTTCCTCTTCGAGAAGACTCGAAACCGCTTCGATATGCGCATCGGTTTCTTTACAGAGGCGGGAATAGAGCCTTGGGCTCATCGAGTAATCTCCCACCACTCCGATTCGGGGCTTCGTCACACCCAGTCCCCGAAGATACTCGTGCAAGATCCGGATGTGATCCCCTGCAGGCTCAACGTTTTCGACCCAGGTCGAAAGGCATGAAAAATGATCCGCAGAGTCGATTTCGAGCAAACATTCCTGGTTCGCGCGACGCGGCAGAAGAAACATCGTATCGCCGAAGTAAGGCTCGTAGCCGGACACGTACATCACATGGCCCCGCTGACCGAAGCGCATCGAACCCGGCGACGAATAGATCAGCAAAAGATCGAGATCCCGATCCTCCATCCTGGCACGGATGGCCTTTAGTCTCCGATCAAATTCACTTTTAGGCATCATGATGGTTTTCCTAAATCAATCATTCTCCGAGACTTGCCGTCACATCGTATCGGTGTCGATCAGCAGGGTGGCGTCGGCTTCAATTTGCTTCCAGTCGGTATCAATGCCGAGGCCCGGCCCGTCGGGAGCCCTGACGCATCCATCCGCCTCAATGCGGATGGGATTCGGGCAGGCGTATTCGTAGTGCTCGATGGGCACCGAATGTTCAAAGTAGCTGCAGCCTGCGACACCCAGCATGAGATGCAAGTTGGCGGCCTGGGTCAAGGGATAGCCGTAGCTTTGCAGCTCGGTCTTGAGGCCGTGCGCGCAGGCGAGGGCCATTGCCGACCGAGCCGCCGAAATGCCGCCCACATTAGAAGGGTCGCAACGCAATCTCGACCAGGCACCGCGCGTTATGGCATCGGCCATATCGGATAATTCGACCACCGTGTTGCCAGCGCAGATGATGTCGACATCGACGGCGCGTCTGAGTTCCGCATACGCGTCGATGTCCTCGTCGTCGAGAGGGGCCTCCAGCCAGTCGCATGGCATGTCGGCGAGCGCGCGGCCCAGTTTGACTGCGCTGTCAAAATCGTAGACTTGCTCCAGATCGACCATGAATCGCAACCCCTTTTGGGCGAACTCGGCGGAAACGGCCAGCGTCATTTCTAGATCGAATTCCGGGTCGCATTGGGTGTGGAACTTGACCGCTGGATAGCCCATGTCACGGATCATCCGTACATAATCGAGGTATCCCTCGACGGTGTCAAAGACTGGAGTGCTCGCGTACGCGGGGATGCTTTCGCGTGCACCGCCCAGGAGGCGGTAAAGCGGCATGTTCGCATTGCGGGCGACCGCATCCCACATGGCGATCTCGAGCATAGACTCCGGGTCGGGGATCGGCGCGGTGCGCGCTGCGAGCATGTCTGCGGCGATCGCTTCGCGTTGCAGCACATTCTTTCCAATCAGCCCGCTGATGACCGGCTGAAAGGCAGCGGCGTAACTATGAGGGTCGTCATCGTAATCGTCTTGGTCGTAGTAATCGCCGGACAGGACACCGGACGCCCCCTCAACGCCACCGCGTGTCGTCAATCTGACAATGTTGTAATAGAGGGGGGCCGATTTGGTGGTTCCGGTAAAACGGTAGGGCGGCGTCACATCAGGTGCGACGACATAGACACGCAAGCGAGAAATATCGAGATCGTTCAAGGCTTTCCCTTCAATGTTCGGCGATACGAAGGCGTTCCGGATTTAGGAAATATTCCCACAGTTTCGCGCCAGTCGCCCGATCGGGGTCGTGGGGGATAGGGAATTCAACGAGGGTTTTCGAATGTCGCAGCAAAATAGAAATGTCGAGTTCTCCGCAAGTTAGAAATGTCCGGTCGTCGTGGCGGACATCGCCTGGGTACGCACGATGGCGTCAACGCTTACCGAATGCGCCCAGAGCATCTGCGCTAGAGTGAGGCAGGCTATACCTCGGACCCAGTACTAGTTAACGGTCTCTCGCCGGGAAGACCCTCGCGAATTCGCACCGAGAAGGACGCGTCCACCTTGGCCTTCTTTGCACGTTGCGTGATGTTGCTCAACCGGCGCAGCTCTTCGAAAGACAGGCTGGTGTCGATCGTTCCGCGTTCGTAGCCGAGTTCGGCGAGGTAGCCATTCACCAGGATCTTCCAACTGAATGGATTGCGCGGGGCAACGTTCTGAACGTGGCGCCGAATTTGTGTCGTGCAGTTGTGGCTGAACGCATTGTACCACTTCGGCTGCGCCGCGAGCTCGTTCATCGCGCGGACGTAGTCGAGCAGGACCGCTCGGGTGGCCGAGACCGGCGTCTTCAGGCGATAGAGATAGACCTCTTCGCCTCGATGATTCGTCCGCAGCCCAACGACGTCTCGTTCGTCGGCCGCCACGTAGTAGAGCTCGAATTGCCGGAAGAAGCCGAGAATTGCCGAATAGCTCTCGCCGATTTCCTTGCGCGTCTCGATCGAGATTGCGAGCGGCGGCCCCTCTTCGAACTCCCAGCTTGTGATCGTGTGAGCGATCATCGGGGATCCCCAGTGTGAAAAAAAGATGTCGGCGCCGCGCAGTTTCGAGAGATCGTAAGTCCGGGTCTCCCAGTGCTCGTCGTAGTCGGTTTCGCTCCGATAGTCGAAGTTGCGGATGTTTTCGATCGTGAGGAGGTCCCCGGCGATCGTCGCCTTGGGCGTTCGAGCCACGTCCGGCTGCCAATCCCTGTCGTTGCTCGGCGCGAGGGCGAGCCACCAGAGGAGGACACACGCGAACAGCAGGCTATAGACACCTGCGGCCCTCCAGAAGGGACGCACGCGAATCAGGACCAGCAGGGCCGCGAGTGAAAAGGCCATCAGGAGAAGTCCGGCAATCCCTCGCGACGCCGGGCCATCAATCCATAACGCGGTCAACGACCAGGCACCGCTCGCGACGAGGAGCGGACTTGCGAACAGGGCCTTCATGGTGGTCATCCCTTTGGGAGGCAACAACCCTTGTATTATCGCGCATCATTGAAGAACGAGCATGGTAGCATGTTGTCATGAACGCCCATAAGCCAGCGGTTGAGACGAAGATCTTCGCGGTCCGTCAGCTCGCTCGAACGATTGCGATCCTATCCCTGGTATTCGGGTGTGCGTGCGCGGCGCCGATCGGTGTCGAGCGGATCTCGCCGCGTGAGGCTCAGCGCGCACTGACGGCAAGCGTCCTCTCGACCGGCGAACTCAGTCCGAAGGCGCGCATCCTTCTGCGCAGGGTGGACCAGGAGCAGGCTTGGAAGCGGGACCCGGCGGCAGTCATCAAGATGCTCCACGCGACGCTCGCGAAGCCAATGAGCGACTACGATGAAGAGACGCGCATCGGCTACATGGACGTCGTGGCCGAGCTCAGCTTTGCGCACGCTGCCAAAACCGGCGACTCGCGCTACTACCTCGCCGCCGCGATCTACGCGTGGATCTACCTGTTTCCACCCGGCGGTCACGACCAGCCGCCAATGTTCGACCGTGGGGTGCGGCTCGCTGCAGATCTTTACAATCGTGGGATCACGCTGGGGTTCAGCGACCCCGAAACTGGCGAAGTCCTGCTACGC
The genomic region above belongs to Myxococcales bacterium and contains:
- a CDS encoding SLC13 family permease produces the protein MQGWFTLGVVVVMLGAMARGVAAPDLIMMAGLFVLAVAGVLTPEETFSGFANPAMMTVGALFVLSAAMRETGALEITLGRLFGRSKSEGVAMVRTLPVLAGLSAFLNNAPIVAMMTPLLIDWARRHRIAPSRLLIPLSYSTILGSIITIIGTSVTLTVAGLVIQSGMKPLSLFELAPVGLPICAVGLLYLLLVAPRILPARTDPATQVGDQQREYTVAMLVEENCTLVGLNIEDAGLRALPGLFLFEIERDGRRITPVAPDEVIVAGDRMVFAGVVSTIVDLQRIRGLVPVDDEDMPARAEMRHRLIEAVISRSSPLVKRSIKEANFRTVYGAAVIAVHRNGERVPGKIGSIVLRPGDTLVFQAAQGFLDSHRNSPDFYLVSEVPESHAPRHDRAWFAIAVFLAMVVLAATEIIPIAIGSFVAGGILIATRCISGTLARQSVHMNVLVVIAAGIGIATAIEKSGVAAAIADVLVRHSSALGPIALLATIYLVTMAMSELLHHAASAALMFPIAVAAAHQASLDPRGFIIAVALGAACAFASPVTYQTHLLVYGPGGYRFTDFVRVGLPLNLICAAVAITLIPMIWPLTPL
- a CDS encoding aspartate aminotransferase family protein yields the protein MSEIVDRKLIKQLMTQEENRLQEQTPKSAKLYARAKDTLVKGVSSSYQVRDPYPIYFTKGKGSRIWDVDGTEIVDFHNGFGCMVQGHAHPAIAEAVTRRMELGSQFALPTEDSIAVAEILKNNFKLGRWRFVNSGSEATMDAIRIARAFTGRDTIMKIFGSYHGHHDYVMVAIGAVEFKDRGPRDNYKSVTYGAGIPQVVADMTIAVPFNDAAAMEQRIERLTADGRKPACVIMEAAMMNLGVVLPEPGYLAKVREITRKHGIVLIFDEVKTGICTAAGGAVERFGVVPDMVTLAKALAGGLPAGAIGMTEDIAEVIVSGKVFQVGTYSGNPLSMVAARASLEEVMTPDAYRHLDSINEQLIEQCDAICEKHDFPGYTVGISSKGCVNFATGRINDYESFVEHQDVHLCTLAWLYNINRGVMMAPGREEEWTLSIAHDAEDVARYVSAFEALVQDVTPGLLVRKSETKLD
- a CDS encoding DUF2236 domain-containing protein, translated to MVTNREEQGGATQAGRPAAQASASISPYTSGLYHPDDLLWQVNREAVLLLSGGRALVMQLAHPLVAAGVAARDDFRNNPIGRLMRTLRGMLGIIYGDLDEADRCARRINELHADVVGTLGVGTSRFAAGSVFDALDPDLLLWVEATLTDSAMTAYSNFVRPLSPVERDAYYQQSLRLAPMLRVPLEVHPSDYPAFSRYLEEKLQGDCLEVTEQAKELAHAVLHPRVAGVPDFVLAPFRFLTIGMLPAALRARFEFPWDARRQKLWQRSISIVRGMRTIAPDILRIMPPARRAEKRLLARD
- a CDS encoding VOC family protein, with product MFSHVMVGVSDIEASKQFYDAVLGTLGIGPGVDNKGRYFYVTPGGVFVIGIPIDGEPATHGNGSTIGFRVESAEQGDAWHAAGVANGGTAIEDPPGVRENGMYLAYLRDPDGNKICALCPPS
- a CDS encoding aminopeptidase P family protein, yielding MMPKSEFDRRLKAIRARMEDRDLDLLLIYSSPGSMRFGQRGHVMYVSGYEPYFGDTMFLLPRRANQECLLEIDSADHFSCLSTWVENVEPAGDHIRILHEYLRGLGVTKPRIGVVGDYSMSPRLYSRLCKETDAHIEAVSSLLEEERAVKSEFEIQCIKQAGAIAYEGIKAAAKFARPGVLEAEIVAEVERVCRVAGSEFFPHYTMVTSGRDSDHSNLWWRCGRRKLEPGDSWLIDFGTMFEGYCCDVARPFTLGPPAKQNRELFDVLVESLEAGRKVARPGVLTSEVNAATAEVLKQKLGKDAYCQKVGHGVGLEVHEWPFVGYEGIVDDSAYRDMKLEANMVISMEPAAWLPETGDLQVEDQFVVTEEGGQRLSPIPLEIIACPNQ
- a CDS encoding mandelate racemase/muconate lactonizing enzyme family protein, with the translated sequence MNDLDISRLRVYVVAPDVTPPYRFTGTTKSAPLYYNIVRLTTRGGVEGASGVLSGDYYDQDDYDDDPHSYAAAFQPVISGLIGKNVLQREAIAADMLAARTAPIPDPESMLEIAMWDAVARNANMPLYRLLGGARESIPAYASTPVFDTVEGYLDYVRMIRDMGYPAVKFHTQCDPEFDLEMTLAVSAEFAQKGLRFMVDLEQVYDFDSAVKLGRALADMPCDWLEAPLDDEDIDAYAELRRAVDVDIICAGNTVVELSDMADAITRGAWSRLRCDPSNVGGISAARSAMALACAHGLKTELQSYGYPLTQAANLHLMLGVAGCSYFEHSVPIEHYEYACPNPIRIEADGCVRAPDGPGLGIDTDWKQIEADATLLIDTDTM
- a CDS encoding DUF4105 domain-containing protein, producing the protein MKALFASPLLVASGAWSLTALWIDGPASRGIAGLLLMAFSLAALLVLIRVRPFWRAAGVYSLLFACVLLWWLALAPSNDRDWQPDVARTPKATIAGDLLTIENIRNFDYRSETDYDEHWETRTYDLSKLRGADIFFSHWGSPMIAHTITSWEFEEGPPLAISIETRKEIGESYSAILGFFRQFELYYVAADERDVVGLRTNHRGEEVYLYRLKTPVSATRAVLLDYVRAMNELAAQPKWYNAFSHNCTTQIRRHVQNVAPRNPFSWKILVNGYLAELGYERGTIDTSLSFEELRRLSNITQRAKKAKVDASFSVRIREGLPGERPLTSTGSEV